TTCAGTTCTAAAGTGCATACCTCTTCCTGAACATCAAGTTCATCATCAGGTCGGCTTGTTTCTGTGAATTCTATGGGCTGTTTAGACTCCTGCATGAGTGAAATCttgacagaaagaaattaagaaacatGATGAGTTATGTGTTGCCTATATCATTGAAACTGATTATTACTGTTAAGTATCTTAAAACACAGAATGCAACTAGGAAATGCACAGAGAAGGGCAGTAGGCATGAACGCTAGTGTGGAACAGCTTCCATACACACACCAAGCAGAATGGGACTCTTCAGCTTAGATCAGAGGTATATGAAATTATTAATAGTGTGGGAAAGAGAGCGGGGAATGATTATTCATTGCAGCTAACAATCCAGAAATCCAACAGGcttaaaacaaacaggaaatatttgtcatataacacatttaaaattacagaacCCATCTCTACAGGATAGTGTCAAGCTAAAACATGTAAAGGGATTCCAGAAGGGGTATGACAGACACATTGATGAAAACTCTATCTGTGTCAATTAAATATAATGGCTCAAACCTCCAGCTAAGGCAGTTCTTAAGCTGCCAGTGTTCAGAAACTAGAAAATGTGCCTTAGGATGAAGTGTTCTCCATATGTCCTGTTTCTCATGTTCTTTCCACTAACAAGGTCCTGTCAACCGATAGACCCTTCCTTTGATCTAGCAAAATATTCATGTACTACAGAAGCTGTCCAGTTTACTAGACTCCCACTTGTTTTTTACTACAGCTTTATGGCTAATTTTCAGTCATGCCATGCTATAATGGAAATTGCAAGAATGAATGACAGAAGGAAGGGAAATGTACTACTGGATACCTTTTCAAATATAGGATCCTGGTTTTCACTGTATGTCATTTGGTTCCTTATATAGAGCACAGCATCATGGACAGTCAAGAAGAATATGTCTTTCTTGACAGTGTCATCAAAGAAGGCACTCCGTTCCAGCTGAGATATAAGGTTatctgaataaaagaaaatcataacAGATTAATACGGTTTGAActaatttaagaaataaatgtcaAAATACATGGTTGCAGCTATCAGAAATCAAAAgtacagcaaaataaatcaatcaTAGCTTTGTCTTGACTTTTACTTTTCATATTTCCTTTAAACCCTACCATTCTTTGTGTGCCACCACAGCCTGACATGTTTATCAGTGTCATAATCcacatttttattaaacaaataCTCCCACAGACACATGTAAAGATCCTGTCTCACTCCTTCTCATCCATATTTTATTCTCTGCATGAATGGTAGTAGAAATACTTGGATGTTTACCTTGATATGAAGCAAAGTACACCCTCACATCAATTCTCTCAAACTCCCGAATTatctaaaaaaacaaaaaggaaaaagtttgcAGCAAAGTCTGTAAGGAGAAAATACgtacatatatatgcatctATATAAGTACTATACAGGCACACAAATACATACTTCATTTGTTTCTGAGTGTCTTCATTCCAAATTGTATGTTTTGTCTATTCATGGTAAATAAGGAACTGCTATACTTTGCTTAAAGATCAGTAGTTACGTTGCTGAAGTTTCCTATTTTTAACTGTGTAAGTGGAACTATCCAttttacacatacatacattacTGCCTATTAAGGTTCTCATTCTATTTTCATAATATGCATAATCATGTAAGAACCATGTGGGCCTGAGCAAGCTTTATTTCCCCCCTGTATGTGTGATACGATACAATCTTTCATTGGCACATGCATATTTGTCTACACAGATTTTTCCCTTGTGCGATGCGCCAGATAGACCTGTTCTTGGATGAAAAAGATGTGTATGGAAAGAGTCATGTCTGTGGACCCCATATCTTGTTTGACTCAAAAGCTGGAACTGAACCAAGACTAGGCAGAAAGCTGAAGCAAGGCACACAGCATTCTTGTATTTCAGGTAGTTAAAAGGTGGGACACTGGATTCTACCCCTGGCTCCTTGGTGCCAGGCCAGTCCTTAGAACAGTGTTTTCAGAGCTGATTGCTTATTCCATCCCCTTTTGTTCATTGATAAACTAGAGTCTTGGTAATCTAAGATCTGGTCTATAGATAAGTTAATCAGTCCCAATTACAAAATGAAGTTAGTGAAAGCATCCAATCTGAACATAGAAAGTATCACAAAAGACTAAAGACTGAACAATCTGGTCCTACATACTTGCAACAGGACACcaaaaaatactggaaatactTGGCCTTGATCTCTTCACTTCATTTACCCTTCCCTAAACTAAGAACATTATCTTCTTACACAGTGTGATGCTTGAAGATGAATTAATGAATGTTGATGAAGTGCTCTGATATTAGCTACAGAAAACCCTATAAAGAAATGAATCATTCTTCCTTCACAATTTAAATAATattgaatgaataaataaatcttgTGGTTAAAGACTAAAAAGTGATGGTAGGATGAAATTTTTACTACCTCTGTGTCGAGTGAGCATCATCCTGTGCCCAGCTTAAAGCAGGAGGcatgtggaaagaaaatacatcactAAAGTATTTCATAACATATACATACAAGGGGACCACATGTTGCAGTTCTAATTTTAGATTACTTGACTATGCAACCTTCATATTGTTCttgtaatgcattttaatttttttcccatgtaaaaTAGGCACACACCAATATTCTGCATCTTGCTGTAGAGTTTTGAAGGTATTTTTCAACAACAGACCTCTAAAAACCCAGAAATTAACTTCAGCTCTTGATTTACATACTAATGACCAGTTTCATTTTCATGGAACCCCAGAAAAAATATTGCCCTTACCGTTTTTATTGATCTCACAGCCACGATATCCAAGAAGGTTACTGCTCCAAAATCAAGAATGAGACTGTGGATGGGCACCTTGGGGATGTTTACTTTGACTGGGAGTTCTGAATTCCAGTCCACCTGGATCTCTACTTCTTTGGTGGGAACTTGAAGATCTTGGTTGTCTTCGGGTTCCTCATCAGTCTCAAAAGCTTCATTATTAACACCAGGCTCACTGATGATGCCATTCTAATGCACAGACAATATATGGAATATAGTATTTAACCATGGAAAAAGTTTTGGACTTACAGGAAGAACTTCCCTCGGATACCTTCCATTTCAGGAATGAACAAGATGGATATTTATGACCAGTACCCCCTGCTTCCGACCCCTGGTAATGTGGTTAGCATAACTATCACCACTTCATAAGGCAAGCAGCCATTCCCTGTGACTAAGCAAGTCACGTATTCATCCTTCCCCTCATTTTCAGACCATGAAGGTCCTGTGAACCAAgtaaacaaaccaaacagattTCTCCTTTTGCTTCCTACCAGCCTCAAGATTGCTGGCCACCAATGCTGAAAGGACTCTCTTTCCAGCCTTGAAGGTCCCAAGCACCCAGCAGACCAGGTGTTGGTGACCCCATCAAAGAACAGGGAAGCATAACAGTGCACAGAGAACTCTctataaaataaagcagtttcaAGTCCCAGGTGGGGAATTCAGATAAGAACTGCTGCTGGAGAGTGAAACCTGTGATACCgcagtggctgctgcttttAAGGAGGATGTGGAAAGCTATGTCTACCAGCCAACTGATACAGCTTACATGTGCATCAAAAGCTGGATAACAGGAGCATGTACCCATGaaaaagacagcatttttaCTGCACAAAGACAATCTGAGGTGGTGAGGGGTAGAGGTAACATCAGGGAATCTCTTGCTTCCGCTCCTGTTAACACTATGACTGTCAGAGCTGCCTGGATCTGTGGGGTCTTTGGCAATAGGTGTCCTGCTCTGCTAAGTCTTCTGCAGTCCTAGACTTCCTACCATAGTAGTAAGTCACACTTTTCCATCTTTATTTTAGAGATGAGTACAGAGGAACTCATAATTAAGGCTCAAGTAATAAGCTCTAACAGTAATCCTTTGAGAAATAATAGAAACTAAAAAAATCCAGCTTACCTTAGTAGCCTTTAATTTTCCCTTCTTGATTAGCTTTTGTATCTTCCTCAGTGCTTTGAGTCTCTTATTATATACCTTGACTGCATCAAATCCCACCTACAGAAAAAGTATCAGAATTATTTAACTTTACCTAGATAAAATTCTGAAGACATTTAAGAAGCATCCAAATCCATCGCATTATCACTTACTGTGGATTTAAGGCTGCTTTTCAGTCCATCAATGTTAGCATAAAAAATTGGACTTGAGAACTTGAGAATCTTCACACCTTCTGGTTCTATAACCTGATGCCGAAGAATATAAGGTTAAGCAACAACAACCATAGTTTGGCTAATAAGAAGCAGTTCAACTGTTTCAAAAATTCAGCTACGTATCTAGTTCACAAAATAATGGCATATCTTTGCTGATAATTGAGGTAATGTAGTTTTCAGAAGCTTACAGCCCCAGCATGCAATATGGACCAACCATCTGGATCCAGAATTCAGTCCTGAAACTTGTTCTCTTTGACCACTCCACTTCCAAATTCAAGTTGTCCACAATATGCACAACTCTGTCTTACAGTGGCTTGTAGACTGCATGGAAACAACTCAGCAATGACTTACATTTTTGTAGTCCTTGACCTTCTTGTAGATGTCTGTGCCAGGAATATTTCCAAAGCTACCCCATGAAGGactaacagaaacaaaaagaaaagacgGTGAAGGTAAACATCATGCTTAGGCATTCACAGGATTGAACGGATTGCTGCATACAAACCGTCTTAGACTCTTGTAGTCTGCTGCCTTCTGTCAAACTAAGTCTCATTGCAAAAGTGTTGTATCTGCTTTGTGCCACTGTGTCTTTTTCTGATTTGTAGTGAATGGTCCTTTTCAAAGACAAGGTACCGTGGTCTCAGCCTACTTGCTGCACCATTTTTATGTAGAGCTGAATGAAGAACTTGTTCCATTTGTTtcccaaaccagaaaaatgttttaaaagcagattaGTTTGGTTTGAatgaaaaagactttttttttttttgctctgaaaaaaatgatccctttttctttttcaaataaactgaaacaatacatttacattcttttcagATTACTTACAATTTTTTGTCCAgcccttttaatttttacttctaTCGATaacaaatcaaaatattttgcagtctCTGTACATATTTTTAACAGCTGAAGCAAATTGTTTTGAAGTTTGTAAAGCCTCACCTTCCTTTTAATGTTAGTTTCACATATCTGTGTTGAATTTGGGAATTTTGGGGGGTTTGAGGCTCTTcaaattccattttttataatCTACTATCATGTGGCAACACTTTCAAggctttatttttatgcatttgcTGACAGTGCAACTGTCCTTTGGCATTGCCAGTAACCATACTCTGTGGACTGAAGGAAAGGAGTTATATTGCGTTTTCAGTGATAAGATCAATGAGAAGTAACATGATGGCCAAACATGATTCTGCAAAGCCATCTTTTCTCACCATTCCACTACCATGTGTTCTTTGAGCAGCAACACATCAGCCACAAGAACAATTTTTTCTCATATTCTCATGATTTCTCCTCCTTTCACAGGCATACACTCAGTATTGTATAAGCAATAAGTGAAAAAGTTATTGGTATATGCAACATGCTGTTCTAGTATTACATATTAAGAGTTACTATCATGATCAATTAATTACAGAAGCCCTTCATACATCTTTGTATATTTGATCTGGAATATTCCTATCCTTTCTAGAACTCAATTATGTGGGTGCATAAATAACGTATGGCTAAGTACCACCAAAGTACCCACCATGATACAGAATAAATAATGGTAAAATAACGTAGCTTCTCTTTTATCAGTGTAATTAAATGACAGCACACAGACAGTGTTTTATTCTAAAGAACAGATTTTATCCATTTCACAATTTCTGTAAGCCCAAGCAGATTTTGTGCCACGTATCATCTTGCTTTTTAGTATATTGTCTTCCTTTATCATGGTATAACAACAACGATTATTTCTGATCCTGTGTTACTTACAACTGAACTCTCAGCACAACTGTCAGCAATCCAAATAAAAGGCCAGCAAGTAATCCCAAATCAAGTCCCAGAATGATGGATGCTACACATGTGAAAACCCAGATCACCTGGAGAGGAAATGACAAATGTAAAGTCTCTTAATTATAACTCCTGGCCACACTGAAGAATCACTAGACCAGACAATATGAGTAGCAGAAAAATGTAACTATGGAGATGATCATAGCACACTGGCAACTAGCTGACTTCCATACAAAAGAATTCCCAACAGTTCTCAAGGACCCAGTTACTTCAGTGAAATTAAAGGAGGTGCAGGTAAccaatgtattttccttttttaatggtGGCAGTCTTTGTTCATCTTTcattagaaatgggaaaaaatttACTTTCCcaaaatgtaaaatactgtAAGGTGCCCATCTGCAGACACATAGAGAGGGATGGGAGCTCCTCAATGGTATCTGATAATCAGAACTGTTGCAAAAAGGGGTATTTCATATTAACAGGTTGACGGCACTCTCTAAGGTCTCTACTGAATATTCAGGCAGAACAGCTGAAGTGGGCTCCTCAGTTCCTTCCTGCGTCACTGCCCAGGCAGAACACCCAGTGGACCCAATCTTTCAGAAAGCCGAGTGCCTGCACTTCTCACTGCAGTCAGTGGGATCTTTTGCCTATGGAGAAAACTACTAAATGATTGACTAAAACTGTTCAAATATACCTGAGACAGGTACTGCTGAATGACTGTAAAACTAAGCAGAGTAAGGGCTGCATGGAGGAATTACTTTCCATGCAATCTTTTCCTGCCGTAACAGCCACACTCAAAGTCTATTCCACAGAAAACAGTTGGATGTGAGCAAGTATAATGGATTGTAAGAAAAGCCTGTTTATATATCCCTTAGCATGCCAAATGAATCCACATTCTAGCTTGGGTTAGTCTTGCTACAACAAGAAATCATATTTTCTGAGAACTAGCTGAGATTATCCAGGGAAATGGGATGCTAGTGTGGTAACAACATAAATATATGTCCATGAATTAAGAAAAGGTCagcttttctgacccatttaaACTGTGCAAGAGATAAAAGCAGAATGGTAAAGGTGGCAACAGGCCATCTTTATTGTGATTTCCAAACCATGTCAACACAAGAGTGCTGTGAACTATGGTAATTGCTATGAAGTAATCATCACTGCACAGTAATACCCTGATTGGAACCCTTACTGTGAGGTATATGGAATAAAAAAGATAAGTAGAATACTAGGTAAAACTCTAAACTGGGGAATTTTTAATTGATGTGAACCCTACAAAAATTCTGTGCATGTGGTAGTAAAGAGAATTTTGGATGGtgttaaaaggcaaaaagaaaactagacaaaattcaggaaaaaagaaaaaaataggttaCTTACAGCATCCACTTTATTCTGTCTCCACAGACGAGGAACGTCAAACACCTGCATGAACATTCCTTTCAAGTTAGCTATGACTACAGCTGCCAACACagactgtgaggaaaaaatgatgaaaaagtgTTATTCAGAAGCAGAGATGCATATTAAGATAGATAGCGCTCAACACTGTAAACCAGAGCCTTGTCTGGTATCAGTCACCATAGTTTAAACAGAGCTATTAATCCTGCCCATCAAAGTTGAGCATTTGGGTGCCTGATTGGTGCTGGTGACTGTACTGCAAAGGATAATTACGGTACCTTTTGTAAGGGCTCTAGCAATTTCCCCAGGGCAACAATGGCAATCAGAACAATCCCAGCTGAGATTATACCAGCAACCTGCGAGGAACAGAGTGTTTATAGGAAATGAACTTATTAAGACTCTATCTTCTGTTTCTAGGATTACACAGGAAAATGCACAAGTAGTTTCACGTTACATTTCTTTAGGAACAAGGAGACCTGCCAAACTGTCATTGTGCTTAGGCACACGTGGGCCATCATTATACACTTCAGCTAACACAGAACTCAATTAAGCAGGTAGAATAAACAACTGCACGCAAGGTAGTAGCTCTTGGAAGGGTTGCACTGCAGAGACAAATGAAAGGAGCAGAGTCTGTGTGTCAGCCAGAAAGGGGCCTGCTGGATAAGGTGTTGCTCTCCTCTGTTAAAGAATGCAAAGCTGTAGTACTGTAAACCAGCATAGCTTACTCAACATGAGAAAGACAGCACGTGGGCACATGATGAATGGCAAAATAGTAGGGCTGCTCAGGCCAGCACGTGGGAGCTTAAATACATCATAGGCAGCTGTGAGAGGACTTCTTCCCTCATCCTGAATTCCTACTGTGACAATTCAGTCCCTTAATTGGGAATGAAATTCTGGGGAATTAAGCTTGAAGCATTTCTGACCCCTAATGTAAATTCATGCCATGTAAAACTTGATTGCCCTCTTCCGGCAGGGCTACAAAAATTATTCATTACCAGAGCACAAGCAGCTAGCTAAGATACCTGTGGCTTCCGCCGTGCCAGAAATACAATCAATTTAGGACTACTTTCAACCCAATATGAAAGCTGTGCCTTATACAAGTTTAAATCTACCTGTGCACAGTACCAGTAAGAAGAGGTCATTACCTGAGTCTTTCCACCTGTGCTTTCCTGGACTGCAGTCCGTGAAAGAGCAGTAGTtgcaacaaaacaagaaaaggcaCCTGAAAAAATGTTGCTGATCCCAAAAGCAATAAATTCCTGAAAGATAATTGGatgatgctgtaaatacagATGCCTGAAGACAATTCCGCAATGGAGAATGACAGTATTTTCTACAGTAGTTTATAAAGTAGGTAGCACAATAATATTGAGAAGAGTATGGATTAGTGACAGCTGTTAAATGTTTACACAAATTCCTCTTGTACCAGTGTAACCACCTGTGTTTGGGAACCAATACAATGAAGTTGATTGTTAGACCCTCCCTGGCATGCACATACTCATCGTGAtataaagatgtttaaagtttaTTTCCATCAATGTCATCAAACCTAACATTTCTAACAATTACACTGGTATAACTGCATCAAGAAATGGGAATTGTATAAATTTAACTCCCAAGCATCATCAGCTAAACAAGTAATTTTAATCAGTGCAGAAGTCTGAGTTTAGACAAGCCTTTCATTAATGCAAAGTATTGTATTATTAGTAGAACTAATCAGGAACTTTGCAATAAAACAGTTTCACTGAAAACATCTAGGTTATTGAGCCAGAAGTTTTTCACTCTGATCATCCCAATGAACTCATGCTGAGTCCCAGGCAGTGTTCTCATAGATTTGCCCCAGGGTCACAGATGCTGGCATCTACTGATGCTGGTTGTTCTGCACAAGTGACAAGGACCCTGGGGCCTTTATGTCCTGGGATCTGGGCCATTTTTCTGCTGGGAAATGAGGCATTTGGGAGCTGCCTGCAACCCCATGTAATTGACAGAAACATTGTTTTCACCAAGCCAACAGAGTCACAAGAGCTTTTCACTCACTGTAAATTTTTAAACATACaatttaagatttggtttttgctttcttccttcttttctccaaaatGAAATTTCCTGTGAGCTTTTCATTAAGCTCCAAATACAAGAGCAGGATTTTGAAGTTATATTCTTTAACAGAAGGACCTATTCCTGTGTGAATAGCTGTGCTCTGCAAGAAAATGTTGTAAGTATTGTTCTTAGTATTCTTAGACCTTAATGGTCTACGCATATATGAAGACAAAATAAACACTGGCAGACAATAGTATTGACCTGtccttcaaaattatttcactaCCTGCTGCTATGATGTTATTTTGACTTCTCCTATTCAAGTAAACTATTTGTCCATCATTCATGTCTGCATTTAACTTTTGTTAAGTGTAAAATTAATAGTACAGTATTGAAAGGAAGGCACTTTGCTTTTATAGACAGTAATTCTACTACTACAGTATTTGATTAATATCTTCGAAGCACATCAGTGCTGGCAGAACAGCATATTCCTCAAAAGAACAGCGTAAACAGCAGTTCCAGCAACATGTGTTACTCTTTCAGATTTATTAAACTGAAAGTCAATGGATTTGAGGCAATAAATCAAAGTGTTGCCAGATATAAGCTTCGTGTATTGTAAAGTGACCATCGTGTTCAGAAGTATGTTTTGTTACATACTGCAAAAGTGTTTCCAAAATCAATCTTTATGTAATCCATTAGTACTAAAATAAAGGACACATTAAACAAAGTACTCAGCTTATCTACTTATTGTAGTGAGTGCATTTTCTCATCTGTTCAAATGATAAAAATTATCATAAATGCAGGACAAGGAAGCTTTCTCACATTTTCACTCACACACCCATGGGCAAGTCACATAACCCCTGGTGAAGACACTGAACAACTGCAGGAATGCTCTAAGAGTTTATGAATGCACAGCTAGTGGCATTCTAGCCTTTAGAAACCAATGATTAAAGCAATTCAGCCATTTGGTGCAGACAGTTATTGAAGGATGTTGATATGCCGGTAAGCATTTACTTCTGTGAAGCTGCAGGACTTAGGTATACAGGTAAAGTACATTTATATTGATGTAACGTGTCATGCTGAGAAGCACAACAACTTTTTTCTGTTGGGATAAAATCATGCCCTAACTGAAAAGTTCAACTGGTACAAAACCTTCGCAGAGCCTAAGCCTAAATAAAGCTGTCCAGAGGAACTTCTTAACATTGTCCCTCATCCCCAGAGCACACCTCAAAATATGCCTTACAAGTGGAAATGGAAAGCAGGTTGCTAAAGCTGGCCATGTCAACTTGACATCACCAGAAAATCCCCTATGCAGTGCTTAGCTTTAGCTACATTTTCAGAGCTACTTGAGTCACTAAAGCAAtacaaaaggaattaatttcattaaaagcacATACTTAAGATAGAGCACATCTGGCTCATCTCTATGTGGTAAATTTGTCAGGTAATATATGGccatttcagcttttatttttctcaatagttgaaagaatttcttctgtcagTTCAGCTTTAGCCTGGGAAATGTGTGTGGATGATGTTTCTTTCATTTGGCTACATGAAACAGAACTTACATTCACTATGTCTATAAACTCTTTTGGTTATACATACCTGGTTTCCATCAATAGCATAGTCATACTTGGTTGCATATACTTTCCCCACAGATACGGCAATAGCATAAGCAACAATAGCTATAGAAAAGGAGGCTGCTATCATCTGGGAAAACAGGCTGACATCTGGAGGTTCAGGAGGCAAAAATCTAGcatttagaaaatatattaGTGTTATAATCTTTGATCAAATTCTGCTCTTACTAGAATTGTCAAGGAGTTTGAGGCAGAGGCATACAGGTTGCTTATAATATGAAGTGTAATGTTTCAAGTTAATAAAAAGGTGGAAACAGCCCATTGACATACAGAACACGCTTATCTAGCTCTCCCAAATCCTGATGCTATTAATCAGCAACAAAGCTCTCATTGTTCTCAGCATGACTGAGATTTGGCCTTATGATAGCAAAgtgaaaaagtacattttttgaAGCATTGAATAAAGGATGTATTGAATAGTATGATGAATTACATAAATATGTTAATAACACTTCATACTATTGTTAACATATTTCTTCAGAAGATCTCAAAAACATTTTATCTCCTACTGTGTTTCCtcaaattttaattaatgaaGCCCTGAATACCAAATGGAATGTGAAGGTTACTACTGTGAAGTGCTCTGAATCTTTCAAGTGAAAGTCTCTACCAGTGCAATCCTCAACATCCTTGCTCTTATGACTACGGAAGTAACAAGATTGATTGGGATAATATTAGCAGCATGAATATGAACCACAGTGGGAGGGATAACTTGGGTCTACAGAAACTAAATCTATGCAGAATTCCATTAGTAAAAAtcctgggtttttctttttcttggttttgtttttttttttttttacactttccCATAGTCATACATTCACTTTATGAAGCAATTAATTCTCAGATGAACTTCATGAATCTGGTAGACATTCCTAAGCCAATTTTACAGATGAAGGAAAGCTAGGCAACATATTTGGGTGGCATACTTGACAGAGCCAGAAGCAAAACTCAGGAAATCTCCAGCTCTGAGTTCTAAACTCAGGTTGCAGCTCTCAATTTCTCTTTTACATCTTTTCTCTTACCACTGTCATTTTTAGTCAATTAAAATATTACCTATTTCCGAGAAAACAAAGGCACTTACCCTCTTGGAATGCTCTTAACAATGCCTGCATTGTATTTTTTCTCGAAGTCAGCAGCATATGAAATGCCAGTGGCTACTATTgtctgtaataaaataaaacaacagttttGAAACTTAAAAAGGGTTCTTGTGTTCCTGTAGCTAGCCCCATCTATTTTACCTGTTATCAGGTTTTGTTACGCTCTTTTGCTTACCACAATAACTTCTATTGGTATAGGTATAGGTATCTTGTGTTTGAACCgatcatttatttctttaactaCCATGCAGATAACAATGGTGAGGAGTCCAGCAACAAGATCTGCAATGTTGGTGGTCCCGATTTTTTCAAATGTTTCAATAAGAGtctgaaagataaaaatgaCAATATAAAACTTGCCCATGTCCCCTTTAAGGATGTGAAAATACTCATTAAAAGATCCAAGATGCATGGGGGTTTGGAGGAGGCCGAGTTACTTGTTCATTCAGGAGAGTAACTCTCTCCTGAAGGATAGGCTGAGGTATCCTGTCTTGACATACTGTCAAGGTGCTACAGAATCAGTGAATGGATTTAATGGTGAATTTAACTGAAAAAGCTCAAGTGCAAGAAATATCCACGCAGGGGGCTTCTGCTTTCTGATTCTTAGGAAACCAATGCTAAGTAAGAAGAGTTAAGTCCCGCCTGTGATTTATTACCTCTACCCTTTCTTGGAGCAAGGAAGGGAAGATCTATAGCTTCTTCACTTTGTCCAAGGGAGCAAGGGAGATCTTTATTTCTCTATTCAAAAGACAGCTAGCAGATGCATGGGCAAAACTCTAGTTCACTGCATACCTAGTTCATACGGTCTGTGGATTACATGTTTCCTATTTCCACTGCTGACATACAGAGAATGAGCATGAATATGTGGGTCCTGCCAGGCTGTGGAGAATCCCACACTTGAGAAAAGCAGTCACTAATCCTCACCTTAGAGGATAAGCAGAGTTCAGTCCCATGCTGGAGGACTTGA
The sequence above is a segment of the Lathamus discolor isolate bLatDis1 chromosome 1, bLatDis1.hap1, whole genome shotgun sequence genome. Coding sequences within it:
- the SLC26A4 gene encoding pendrin, with product MAAGERAAEPLAELSRYVVARPIYSEEGFRDENERRPPLPPTLRERAQAACRCSRKRAFQITKSFLPILEWLPNYRVKEWLISDIISGVSTGLVATLQGLAYALLVAVPVGYGLYSAFFPILTYFFLGTSRHISVGPFPVVSLMVGSVVLSMAPDDNFLIDSSNATGTNVTGTLIDTESRDAQRVLIASTLTFLVGILQVIFGVLQIGFIVRYLADPLVGGFTTAAAFQVFVSQLKIVLNVSTKNYNGVLSIIYTLIETFEKIGTTNIADLVAGLLTIVICMVVKEINDRFKHKIPIPIPIEVIVTIVATGISYAADFEKKYNAGIVKSIPRGFLPPEPPDVSLFSQMIAASFSIAIVAYAIAVSVGKVYATKYDYAIDGNQEFIAFGISNIFSGAFSCFVATTALSRTAVQESTGGKTQVAGIISAGIVLIAIVALGKLLEPLQKSVLAAVVIANLKGMFMQVFDVPRLWRQNKVDAVIWVFTCVASIILGLDLGLLAGLLFGLLTVVLRVQFPSWGSFGNIPGTDIYKKVKDYKNVIEPEGVKILKFSSPIFYANIDGLKSSLKSTVGFDAVKVYNKRLKALRKIQKLIKKGKLKATKNGIISEPGVNNEAFETDEEPEDNQDLQVPTKEVEIQVDWNSELPVKVNIPKVPIHSLILDFGAVTFLDIVAVRSIKTIIREFERIDVRVYFASYQDNLISQLERSAFFDDTVKKDIFFLTVHDAVLYIRNQMTYSENQDPIFEKISLMQESKQPIEFTETSRPDDELDVQEEAMRRLAS